A DNA window from Drosophila pseudoobscura strain MV-25-SWS-2005 chromosome 2, UCI_Dpse_MV25, whole genome shotgun sequence contains the following coding sequences:
- the NKCC gene encoding bumetanide-sensitive sodium-(potassium)-chloride cotransporter isoform X1, translated as MADRFQISKVNGTSNAGYDGEPGAAAGDQTDSGHQENHLQAKVPGENGENRRSSRLSFRGFGHFLRKSDAERKFSLAQLTKETLPRLDNYRISMRNLKRPSIGELQGELQDQSITIPEPEPEPIGGHIKLGWIVGVLIPCLLNIWGVMLFLRLSWVVAESGILQSLIIITISAVVCIITTLSLSAISTNGEVKGGGVYFIISRSLGPEFGASVGVVFAFANAVSASMNTIGFCESLNVLLKNNGLKIVDNGINDIRIVGAVTILVLILICCVGMEWETKAQNFLIVTIVLAIFNFVIGAAIGPQGNEDLISKGFVGFSWSTFKDNFGSEYRYAEGVNHDFFSVFAIFFPSVTGIQAGANICGDLKEAGAAIPKGTFWALLISMTSYALFVLFAGGAAVRDASGFPADLVNGTLISSELPCLASGNCTWGLFNSYEMMQTMSVWGPLIYAGCFAATLSTALTNLLSVPRLVQALGIDEIYPGLIYFSKPYGKHGEPYRGYVLTFFISAGFLCIGELNLIAPLISTFYLASYALINFCTFHAAFVKPLGWRPTFKYYNAWLSLFGFAMCVAIMFLINYVAAIITFGIIFALYLVVMYRKPEANWGSTTQAQQYKAALMAVHRLQNVSDHVKNYHPQVLVLSGDPKTRPPLVDFGYLLTKNNSLMFVANIIPVRVGYKNRQNLVKDGQKYLDARKIKAFYNVIDGFSLEDGINALTKSTGFGKMSPNIVLVGYKPDWNRCRKEEVESYFAILYNAFSQRMGVALLRLPNGLDFSELSSEVNLPPNGMGHMHTANAQGFTNELMPAANAASELLHIDSNLNLASMDSPNSSYTMPQPAPMPNMQRSSRSYKVNNQEDAAVTYHTKGGSDIPQNLLDAMTIFTRKQAKGTIDVFWLYDDGGLTILLPYIISMRSHWQNCKLRVFTMCHGKDEEQEEKSMASLLTKFRIKYSELIMLKGVSEQPRTDTLLKHQRLIEPFRRGARNEFGITDEELQSMSEKTNRQLRIHELVVKHSSNASLVVMSLPMPRKEAISAPLYMSWLEMLTSDMKCPVALARGNQTPVLTLYS; from the exons ATGGCCGATCGTTTTCAGATCTCAAAGGTAAACGGCACTTCGAATGCGGGCTATGATGGAGAGcctggagcagctgctggcgatcAGACGGACTCTGGTCATCAGGAGAATCATCTGCAGGCCAAAGTGCCAGGAGAAAACGGGGAAAACCGTCGCAGTTCCCGGTTGTCCTTTAGAGGGTTCGGGCACTTCTTGAGGAAGTCCGATGCGGAACGAAAGTTCAGTTTGGCACAGCTTACAAA GGAGACACTACCGCGTCTGGACAATTATCGCATTTCTATGCGCAATCTGAAGCGTCCTTCCATCGGTGAACTTCAGGGGGAACTTCAAGATCAG AGCATTACGATACCCGAGCCGGAACCGGAACCGATTGGCGGTCATATCAAGCTCGGCTGGATCGTGGGCGTACTCATACCATGTCTACTCAACATCTGGGGCGTGATGCTCTTCCTGCGCCTCAGTTGGGTGGTAGCCGAGTCTGGCATCTTGCAGTCATTGATTATAATTACGATCTCGGCGGTGGTCTGCATCATAACGACCCTCTCACTGTCGGCCATTAGCACCAACGGTGAGGTCAAGGGTGGTGGCGTCTACTTCATTATATCCCGCTCCCTGGGACCCGAGTTTGGGGCCTCCGTGGGCGTGGTGTTTGCATTCGCCAATGCCGTCTCGGCCTCCATGAACACCATTGGTTTCTGTGAATCGTTGAATGTTCTATTGA AGAACAATGGCCTGAAGATCGTCGACAATGGCATCAATGATATCCGAATTGTCGGAGCTGTGACCATTTTGGTGCTCATCCTGATCTGCTGTGTGGGCATGGAATGGGAGACAAAGGCCCAGAACTTCCTGATCGTCACGATTGTCCTGgccattttcaatttcgtGATTGGTGCCGCCATCGGTCCGCAGGGCAATGAAGACCTGATCTCCAAAGGTTTCGTGGGATTCTCCT GGTCCACCTTCAAGGATAACTTTGGGTCGGAGTATCGCTATGCGGAGGGTGTCAATCACGACTTCTTCAGCGTGTTTGCCATCTTTTTCCCCAGTGTGACGGGTATCCAGGCAGGAGCCAACATTTGCGGAGATCTAAAGGAAGCCGGTGCGGCCATACCCAAGGGCACTTTTTGGGCGCTGCTCATCTCGATGACCTCGTATGCCCTGTTTGTGCTCTTCGCCGGCGGTGCTGCTGTGCGAGATGCCTCTGGCTTTCCCGCTGACCTGGTGAACGGCACCCTTATTTCCTCGGAGCTGCCGTGCTTGGCATCGGGCAATTGCACCTGGGGTCTCTTCAACTCCTACGAAATGATGCAGACAATGTCCGTCTGGGGTCCCCTGATCTATGCCGGATGCTTTGCGGCCACCCTCAGCACAGCGCTGACCAACCTGCTGTCTGTGCCCCGTTTGGTGCAGGCTCTGGGCATTGATGAGATCTATCCGGGATTGATCTACTTCTCCAAGCCGTACGGCAAGCATGGCGAGCCCTATCGCGGTTATGTGCTGACCTTCTTCATCTCCGCTGGCTTCCTGTGCATTGGAGAGCTCAATCTGATTGCCCCGCTCATCTCCACCTTCTACCTGGCCTCCTACGCTCTGATCAACTTCTGCACATTCCATGCGGCCTTCGTCAAACCCCTGGGCTGGCGGCCCACCTTCAAGTACTACAACGCGTGGCTCAGTCTCTTCGGTTTTGCCATGTGCGTGGCTATCATGTTCCTCATCAATTATGTGGCAGCCATTATTACTTTTGGTATCATCTTTGCGCTGTATCTGGTGGTGATGTACCGCAAGCCGGAGGCCAACTGGGGATCCACCACGCAGGCGCAGCAGTACAAGGCCGCCCTCATGGCCGTACATCGGCTGCAGAATGTATCCGATCACGTGAAGAACTACCATCCCCAGGTCCTGGTGCTGTCGGGTGATCCCAAGACAAGGCCTCCCCTGGTGGACTTTGGCTATCTGCTGACCAAGAATAACTCTCTGATGTTTGTGGCCAACATCATTCCGGTGCGAGTGGGCTATAAGAATCGCCAGAATCTGGTGAAGGATGGTCAGAAGTATTTGGATGCCCGCAAGATCAAGGCTTTCTACAATGTCATAGATGGCTTTAGCCTCGAGGACGGCATCAACGCGCTGACCAAGTCCACAGGCTTTGGCAAGATGTCGCCCAACATTGTGCTGGTGGGCTACAAGCCAGATTGGAATCGCTGCCGcaaggaggaggtggagagCTACTTTGCCATTCTATA CAATGCCTTCTCGCAGCGCATGGGCGTGGCTCTGCTCCGGCTGCCCAACGGTTTGGATTTCTCGGAGCTGAGCTCGGAGGTGAATCTGCCGCCCAATGGCATGGGACATATGCACACGGCAAACGCCCAGGGCTTCACCAACGAACTGATGCCGGCGGCCAATGCGGCCTCGGAGCTGCTGCACATCGACTCCAATCTGAATCTGGCTAGCATGGACAGCCCCAATTCCTCGTACACGATGCCCCAGCCGGCGCCCATGCCTAATATGCAGCGCAGCTCCCGCAGCTACAAGGTGAACAACCAGGAAGATGCGGCGGTGACGTATCACACCAAGGGAGGATCGGACATTCCACAGAATCTGCTGGATGCGATGACCATTTTCACGCGCAAGCAGGCCAAGGGCACCATCGATGTCTTCTGGCTGTACGATGATGGAG GTCTCACCATTCTGCTGCCGTATATCATCTCCATGCGCTCCCACTGGCAGAACTGCAAGCTGAGGGTGTTTACCATGTGCCATGGCAAGGACGAAGAACAGGAGGAAAAGAG CATGGCCAGCCTGTTGACCAAGTTCCGCATCAAGTACTCGGAGCTAATCATGCTGAAGGGCGTCTCCGAACAGCCTCGCACGGACACATTGCTGAAGCATCAGCGCCTTATCGAACCCTTCCGACGGGGAGCACGCAACGAGTTCGGCATCACGGATGAGGAGCTTCAGAGCATGTCGGAGAAGACCAATCGTCAGCTGCGCATCCATGAGCTGGTCGTCAAGCATTCATCGAATGCCTCACTGGTGGTCATGTCCCTGCCCATGCCCAGAAAG GAGGCCATCTCTGCGCCGTTGTACATGTCGTGGCTGGAAATGCTCACCTCGGACATGAAATGTCCCGTGGCTCTGGCTCGCGGCAATCAGACACCAGTGCTTACGCTCTACTCATAG
- the NKCC gene encoding bumetanide-sensitive sodium-(potassium)-chloride cotransporter isoform X2 yields the protein MLSEAMIILLPYHQETLPRLDNYRISMRNLKRPSIGELQGELQDQSITIPEPEPEPIGGHIKLGWIVGVLIPCLLNIWGVMLFLRLSWVVAESGILQSLIIITISAVVCIITTLSLSAISTNGEVKGGGVYFIISRSLGPEFGASVGVVFAFANAVSASMNTIGFCESLNVLLKNNGLKIVDNGINDIRIVGAVTILVLILICCVGMEWETKAQNFLIVTIVLAIFNFVIGAAIGPQGNEDLISKGFVGFSWSTFKDNFGSEYRYAEGVNHDFFSVFAIFFPSVTGIQAGANICGDLKEAGAAIPKGTFWALLISMTSYALFVLFAGGAAVRDASGFPADLVNGTLISSELPCLASGNCTWGLFNSYEMMQTMSVWGPLIYAGCFAATLSTALTNLLSVPRLVQALGIDEIYPGLIYFSKPYGKHGEPYRGYVLTFFISAGFLCIGELNLIAPLISTFYLASYALINFCTFHAAFVKPLGWRPTFKYYNAWLSLFGFAMCVAIMFLINYVAAIITFGIIFALYLVVMYRKPEANWGSTTQAQQYKAALMAVHRLQNVSDHVKNYHPQVLVLSGDPKTRPPLVDFGYLLTKNNSLMFVANIIPVRVGYKNRQNLVKDGQKYLDARKIKAFYNVIDGFSLEDGINALTKSTGFGKMSPNIVLVGYKPDWNRCRKEEVESYFAILYNAFSQRMGVALLRLPNGLDFSELSSEVNLPPNGMGHMHTANAQGFTNELMPAANAASELLHIDSNLNLASMDSPNSSYTMPQPAPMPNMQRSSRSYKVNNQEDAAVTYHTKGGSDIPQNLLDAMTIFTRKQAKGTIDVFWLYDDGGLTILLPYIISMRSHWQNCKLRVFTMCHGKDEEQEEKSMASLLTKFRIKYSELIMLKGVSEQPRTDTLLKHQRLIEPFRRGARNEFGITDEELQSMSEKTNRQLRIHELVVKHSSNASLVVMSLPMPRKEAISAPLYMSWLEMLTSDMKCPVALARGNQTPVLTLYS from the exons ATGCTGTCCGAAGCGATGATTATTCTGCTCCCGTATCATCA GGAGACACTACCGCGTCTGGACAATTATCGCATTTCTATGCGCAATCTGAAGCGTCCTTCCATCGGTGAACTTCAGGGGGAACTTCAAGATCAG AGCATTACGATACCCGAGCCGGAACCGGAACCGATTGGCGGTCATATCAAGCTCGGCTGGATCGTGGGCGTACTCATACCATGTCTACTCAACATCTGGGGCGTGATGCTCTTCCTGCGCCTCAGTTGGGTGGTAGCCGAGTCTGGCATCTTGCAGTCATTGATTATAATTACGATCTCGGCGGTGGTCTGCATCATAACGACCCTCTCACTGTCGGCCATTAGCACCAACGGTGAGGTCAAGGGTGGTGGCGTCTACTTCATTATATCCCGCTCCCTGGGACCCGAGTTTGGGGCCTCCGTGGGCGTGGTGTTTGCATTCGCCAATGCCGTCTCGGCCTCCATGAACACCATTGGTTTCTGTGAATCGTTGAATGTTCTATTGA AGAACAATGGCCTGAAGATCGTCGACAATGGCATCAATGATATCCGAATTGTCGGAGCTGTGACCATTTTGGTGCTCATCCTGATCTGCTGTGTGGGCATGGAATGGGAGACAAAGGCCCAGAACTTCCTGATCGTCACGATTGTCCTGgccattttcaatttcgtGATTGGTGCCGCCATCGGTCCGCAGGGCAATGAAGACCTGATCTCCAAAGGTTTCGTGGGATTCTCCT GGTCCACCTTCAAGGATAACTTTGGGTCGGAGTATCGCTATGCGGAGGGTGTCAATCACGACTTCTTCAGCGTGTTTGCCATCTTTTTCCCCAGTGTGACGGGTATCCAGGCAGGAGCCAACATTTGCGGAGATCTAAAGGAAGCCGGTGCGGCCATACCCAAGGGCACTTTTTGGGCGCTGCTCATCTCGATGACCTCGTATGCCCTGTTTGTGCTCTTCGCCGGCGGTGCTGCTGTGCGAGATGCCTCTGGCTTTCCCGCTGACCTGGTGAACGGCACCCTTATTTCCTCGGAGCTGCCGTGCTTGGCATCGGGCAATTGCACCTGGGGTCTCTTCAACTCCTACGAAATGATGCAGACAATGTCCGTCTGGGGTCCCCTGATCTATGCCGGATGCTTTGCGGCCACCCTCAGCACAGCGCTGACCAACCTGCTGTCTGTGCCCCGTTTGGTGCAGGCTCTGGGCATTGATGAGATCTATCCGGGATTGATCTACTTCTCCAAGCCGTACGGCAAGCATGGCGAGCCCTATCGCGGTTATGTGCTGACCTTCTTCATCTCCGCTGGCTTCCTGTGCATTGGAGAGCTCAATCTGATTGCCCCGCTCATCTCCACCTTCTACCTGGCCTCCTACGCTCTGATCAACTTCTGCACATTCCATGCGGCCTTCGTCAAACCCCTGGGCTGGCGGCCCACCTTCAAGTACTACAACGCGTGGCTCAGTCTCTTCGGTTTTGCCATGTGCGTGGCTATCATGTTCCTCATCAATTATGTGGCAGCCATTATTACTTTTGGTATCATCTTTGCGCTGTATCTGGTGGTGATGTACCGCAAGCCGGAGGCCAACTGGGGATCCACCACGCAGGCGCAGCAGTACAAGGCCGCCCTCATGGCCGTACATCGGCTGCAGAATGTATCCGATCACGTGAAGAACTACCATCCCCAGGTCCTGGTGCTGTCGGGTGATCCCAAGACAAGGCCTCCCCTGGTGGACTTTGGCTATCTGCTGACCAAGAATAACTCTCTGATGTTTGTGGCCAACATCATTCCGGTGCGAGTGGGCTATAAGAATCGCCAGAATCTGGTGAAGGATGGTCAGAAGTATTTGGATGCCCGCAAGATCAAGGCTTTCTACAATGTCATAGATGGCTTTAGCCTCGAGGACGGCATCAACGCGCTGACCAAGTCCACAGGCTTTGGCAAGATGTCGCCCAACATTGTGCTGGTGGGCTACAAGCCAGATTGGAATCGCTGCCGcaaggaggaggtggagagCTACTTTGCCATTCTATA CAATGCCTTCTCGCAGCGCATGGGCGTGGCTCTGCTCCGGCTGCCCAACGGTTTGGATTTCTCGGAGCTGAGCTCGGAGGTGAATCTGCCGCCCAATGGCATGGGACATATGCACACGGCAAACGCCCAGGGCTTCACCAACGAACTGATGCCGGCGGCCAATGCGGCCTCGGAGCTGCTGCACATCGACTCCAATCTGAATCTGGCTAGCATGGACAGCCCCAATTCCTCGTACACGATGCCCCAGCCGGCGCCCATGCCTAATATGCAGCGCAGCTCCCGCAGCTACAAGGTGAACAACCAGGAAGATGCGGCGGTGACGTATCACACCAAGGGAGGATCGGACATTCCACAGAATCTGCTGGATGCGATGACCATTTTCACGCGCAAGCAGGCCAAGGGCACCATCGATGTCTTCTGGCTGTACGATGATGGAG GTCTCACCATTCTGCTGCCGTATATCATCTCCATGCGCTCCCACTGGCAGAACTGCAAGCTGAGGGTGTTTACCATGTGCCATGGCAAGGACGAAGAACAGGAGGAAAAGAG CATGGCCAGCCTGTTGACCAAGTTCCGCATCAAGTACTCGGAGCTAATCATGCTGAAGGGCGTCTCCGAACAGCCTCGCACGGACACATTGCTGAAGCATCAGCGCCTTATCGAACCCTTCCGACGGGGAGCACGCAACGAGTTCGGCATCACGGATGAGGAGCTTCAGAGCATGTCGGAGAAGACCAATCGTCAGCTGCGCATCCATGAGCTGGTCGTCAAGCATTCATCGAATGCCTCACTGGTGGTCATGTCCCTGCCCATGCCCAGAAAG GAGGCCATCTCTGCGCCGTTGTACATGTCGTGGCTGGAAATGCTCACCTCGGACATGAAATGTCCCGTGGCTCTGGCTCGCGGCAATCAGACACCAGTGCTTACGCTCTACTCATAG